The region CCGTTCTCCCAGAAGACCTTGCCGAGGATCTGCAGCCAGCCGAAGACGCTCTTCGGGTCGAGGATGAGAACGTCGAACACACCGTCGTCGACGGCGGCATCGGGCATAAGCAGGATGTTCGCGGGCAGCGATCCGCAGTTGCCCACCATGATCGAGTGAGCGCGCACGTGACGCTCGCGACCCTGATCGAGCTTGTAGCGGAAGTTCAGGGTGTCTTTGTCTTTCGCGACGACGGCGATCGCCTTGACGTAGGCCAACCAGCCGGCCTTCGCCTTCAGGTCGTCGTCGGTGTTCGCGATCATTTTGGCGTCGATGCCCAGACCGGCCATCACGAGGTAGCTGTGCTGGTCGACGCTGCGGTCTTCGCGCTCGATCTTGATGCGTGCGATGTCGATGGCGCGGTCTCGTCCGGTGAACGCCGACTCGATCGAGTGGTCGAGGTCGTTGAGCGTCAGCTTCAGGTTGCGGGCGAGCAGGTTGCCCGTGCCCGAGGGCAACAATGCGAGGCTGACGTCGGCTCCGCGCAGGCCCTCCGCCACGGCGCGCACGGTGCCGTCGCCGCCCGCCGCGA is a window of Conyzicola nivalis DNA encoding:
- a CDS encoding diacylglycerol/lipid kinase family protein, encoding MSAATERPNDDQTEASRPTVGQAAVVFNPIKVDIDAIKESVARYEAEAGWPETLFFETSADDPGQGPTAEAIAAGATLVIAAGGDGTVRAVAEGLRGADVSLALLPSGTGNLLARNLKLTLNDLDHSIESAFTGRDRAIDIARIKIEREDRSVDQHSYLVMAGLGIDAKMIANTDDDLKAKAGWLAYVKAIAVVAKDKDTLNFRYKLDQGRERHVRAHSIMVGNCGSLPANILLMPDAAVDDGVFDVLILDPKSVFGWLQILGKVFWENGVLSRTKAGRKLSTGDVDALKYTTGTTLALRLAKPEEIELDGDGFGKAMAFKTWLEPGGLTVRVPADS